In Mycetocola spongiae, the genomic stretch GTGGTGGGGCGGTAGGCTGGATCATCTACAGCCCCATTCATTCGACGTTACGCATGTTTTGTGCGCTTGTCACCCACGACCCGTCTCAAAACGACATTCGAGGTTATTTAGTTCATGTCTTCCGCACGCACGCTCGGCCGCGTGAGTATTACCGACCGCAATCCCCAGTCCTCCGCCGCGGAGATGATTGCGAGCCTGGTTCCGCCGCCGCAGTTTGCCACCGCCAGTTTTGAGTCCTACCGCCCCGATCCGGACTTCCCGGGACAGGTTGCGGCCGTGGAGATCCTGCGCGAGTTTGCCGGTTCCTGGGCGCCCGCCAAGGGTGGCGGTTTTTTCTCCCGCAAGAAGAAGGCCCCGGCGACTAAGCCCGGTGTGTATCTGGACGGCGGTTTTGGTGTGGGTAAAACCCACCTCCTGGCCTCGCTCTGGCATGCGGCGCCGGGCCCGCGCAAATATTTTGGCACGTTCATCGAGTACACATCGCTGGTGGGCGCGCTGGGTTATCAGCAGACCGTGCAGGCCATGACCGGCGCCACGCTGATCTGTATTGACGAGTTTGAGCTGGACGATCCGGGCGACACCATGGTGATGACCCGGCTGCTGGGCGAGCTGGTCAAGACCGGCACGCGCATCGCCGCCACCTCCAATACCCCGCCCAATGCGCTCGGCGAGGGGCGCTTTGCCGCCTCGGACTTCCTGCGCGAGATCCAGGCGATGTCGGATAATTTTGACACCCTGCGCATCGACGGCACCGATTATCGCCGCCGCTCGGTATCGGGTCACGCGATCATCACCCCCGAGGAGGAGTATGAGGCGGCGCTGGAGCGGGGCCTCGACGCGGATGCCGAGTTCTCCGACGATAATTTTGACTCCCTAATGGCGCATCTGGCCACCGTGCACCCCTCGCGCTATATGGCGCTGATTGGTCGCATCCAGCGCCTCGGCCTGCGCGGCGTGCACGAGCTCACCAGCCAGACCGAGGCGCTGCGCCTCGTGGCCTTTATCGACCGGGTCTACGACGCGCAGGTGCCGATCGTGGCCACCGGCGTGGCGCTGGACTCGGTATTTGGCGGCGATATGCTCGGCGGCGGCTATCGCAAAAAATATCTGCGCGCGGTCTCGCGCATGATCGCCCTGACCAACGCCTAAACGGCGAGGCCCCGCCCGCGAGCTGTCGCGGGCGGGGTTTTTAGCGTGTGGACTCGGCGTGGGTGCGGGCGAGATCGAGGAGCGCAAGCGCCTCGCTGCGGTCGATCCGCGCGATCAGGAGAGCGCTCACCAGCAGCCCGGTGATGAGCTTTGCCCGGGGGAGTGGATCGGGGTCCCCGGCCGCCTCGAGGGCGTGGGCGAGCGCCGCCTCCAGCTCGGAGCGATAGCCGCGGATCACGGCTCCGGCGGCGTCATCGCGCGCCCCGATGCCCGGGGCCGCGCTCACGAGCATGCAGCCCAGGTGGGGGGAATCCGAGGCGAGCGTGCCGAGGGTTGAGGAGAAGCCGTCCAGATAGTCCCGCACGCCATTGCGCCCGGGGGTGGGATGCAGGAGCGGGGCCAGCCGGGGGCGCACGATGCTACCCAGATACTCCTCCACCGCGGCATCAAAGAGCCCGCGCTTGGAGCCAAACGCCTGATACAGGCTGGAGCGGCCGAGCCCGGTGGCGCGTTCCAGATCGGCGAGTGAGGCCATGTCATAACCGTGCTCCCAGAACACATCGCGCGCGGCGCGGACCACCGCATCGGTATCAAATTCGCGGGTGCGGGCCATGATTTCCCCATTCTGTATCAATCGGTACAGATTTATTGTACAGTGGAACACACACGATTCCTAACCCCGATGATTGGACCCCACCGTGATGATCCTGGCCCTCGTCCTGGCCGGCCTCGCCGCCGCCCTGCACTGCTATATCTTTGTGCTCGAATCGGTCCGCTGGACCGCTCCGGCCACCATGAAGACCTTCGGCGTCGCGAGCGCCGCCGAGGCCGAGACCACCCGCGGGCTCGCCTTTAACCAGGGTTTTTATAACCTGTTTCTGGCGATCGCGGTCTTCCTGGGCATCGGCCTCCTGGCCGCCGGAAATATCGCCGTGGGTGCCACGCTGATCTTTGTGGGCGTGGGATCGATGTTTGCGGCGTCGCTTGTGCTGATCCTCTCCGATGGCAGCAAGGCACGCGCCGCGATCACGCAGGGCACCCTGCCCCTGCTCACCCTGATCTTCCTGATCATCGCACTCTAGAAAGGCCCGCTATGACCCTCCCCACCCCCAGTATTCAGTTCCAGCTTGCCGCCCGCCCCGTGGGTTGGCCCACCGCGGAGGACGTGCAGCGCGTGGTGATTAACCTGCCCGAGCTCGCCGAGGGCGAGGTCCGCGTGGCCAATGAGTTCCTCTCCGTGGACCCCTATATGCGCGGGCGCATGAACGATGTGGCCTCCTATGTGCCGCCGTATAACCTCGGCGAGACCATGACCGGCGGCGCGGTGGGCCGCGTGCTCGCCTCGCGCGACC encodes the following:
- the zapE gene encoding cell division protein ZapE gives rise to the protein MSSARTLGRVSITDRNPQSSAAEMIASLVPPPQFATASFESYRPDPDFPGQVAAVEILREFAGSWAPAKGGGFFSRKKKAPATKPGVYLDGGFGVGKTHLLASLWHAAPGPRKYFGTFIEYTSLVGALGYQQTVQAMTGATLICIDEFELDDPGDTMVMTRLLGELVKTGTRIAATSNTPPNALGEGRFAASDFLREIQAMSDNFDTLRIDGTDYRRRSVSGHAIITPEEEYEAALERGLDADAEFSDDNFDSLMAHLATVHPSRYMALIGRIQRLGLRGVHELTSQTEALRLVAFIDRVYDAQVPIVATGVALDSVFGGDMLGGGYRKKYLRAVSRMIALTNA
- a CDS encoding DUF1304 domain-containing protein — translated: MDPTVMILALVLAGLAAALHCYIFVLESVRWTAPATMKTFGVASAAEAETTRGLAFNQGFYNLFLAIAVFLGIGLLAAGNIAVGATLIFVGVGSMFAASLVLILSDGSKARAAITQGTLPLLTLIFLIIAL
- a CDS encoding TetR/AcrR family transcriptional regulator: MARTREFDTDAVVRAARDVFWEHGYDMASLADLERATGLGRSSLYQAFGSKRGLFDAAVEEYLGSIVRPRLAPLLHPTPGRNGVRDYLDGFSSTLGTLASDSPHLGCMLVSAAPGIGARDDAAGAVIRGYRSELEAALAHALEAAGDPDPLPRAKLITGLLVSALLIARIDRSEALALLDLARTHAESTR